A single region of the Candidatus Omnitrophota bacterium genome encodes:
- the ligA gene encoding NAD-dependent DNA ligase LigA — protein sequence MSNNQIKSRIKQLRQLIREADHRYYLLSDPEISDKEYDQLLTELKNLEDQYPQLVTKNSPTQRVSSDLVENFPTVKHKVKMLSLDNTYSIEELKGWESKIKRILKREVDLGYLVEPKIDGVSCSLVYEKGVLVLGSTRGNGEMGEDVTANVRTIHSIPLTLRDGYPQSIEVRGEIYMEKTDFQKVNKERVAQNQALFANPRNATSGSLKLLDPAVVSRRKLKCLIHSFGWAKGVSFKTHQDFFDKVNQWGFPVDDRSVHCENLEKVIEYCLKQESERNSFPYEIDGMVIKVNSLNLQKELGVTLKSPRWAVAYKFPAHQVTTKIEGIEFGVGRTGTITPVAILEPVKCGGVVISRATLHNFDEIERLGVKNGDTVLLERAGEVIPKIIKVIISKRKGVERKINIPSRCPACKAKVAKEKESEVSWYCFNIDCPAQLKRSLRHFAHRGAMDIAGFGESLVNELVDRKVVKSIVDIYSLNREDLMKLPLFKEKKVTNIINAIALSKKQSFSRFLYGLGIRHVGEKAASLLAGQYRSIDQLAGIKKEDLEKIPEIGPVMASSIVEFFSASKTKKMLEAFNAAGLNLNQKLPIVKSSKIKAMTFVFTGELKSLSRNQAKELLETLGAKWSSSVSKGTDYLVAGRNPGSKYAKAKEMGVRIVSENDFLKLIGK from the coding sequence ATGAGTAATAATCAGATAAAAAGTCGCATCAAGCAATTGCGGCAATTAATTAGAGAAGCCGACCATCGTTATTATTTGCTTAGCGATCCGGAAATTTCTGATAAGGAGTACGATCAGCTTTTAACCGAGCTTAAAAATTTAGAGGATCAATACCCGCAGCTAGTTACTAAAAATTCTCCCACCCAACGTGTTTCCAGTGATTTAGTTGAAAACTTTCCTACTGTAAAGCATAAGGTTAAGATGTTGTCTTTGGACAATACTTATTCTATCGAGGAGCTAAAGGGGTGGGAAAGCAAAATAAAACGGATACTTAAGCGAGAGGTTGACTTAGGTTATCTGGTTGAGCCTAAGATTGACGGGGTGAGCTGCTCTTTAGTCTATGAAAAGGGAGTTTTGGTCCTTGGTTCCACTCGTGGCAATGGGGAGATGGGGGAAGATGTTACTGCTAATGTCAGAACAATTCATTCGATTCCGCTTACCTTGCGCGATGGATATCCCCAAAGTATTGAAGTTCGCGGCGAGATATATATGGAAAAGACTGATTTTCAAAAGGTTAATAAAGAAAGGGTTGCTCAAAACCAAGCTCTTTTTGCTAACCCTCGTAATGCAACCAGCGGGTCACTTAAGTTGTTAGATCCTGCTGTGGTTTCTAGAAGAAAACTAAAGTGTTTAATTCATTCTTTTGGTTGGGCTAAAGGTGTAAGTTTTAAAACTCATCAGGATTTTTTTGATAAGGTAAATCAATGGGGTTTTCCGGTCGATGATCGAAGCGTTCACTGTGAGAATTTAGAAAAGGTCATAGAGTATTGCTTGAAGCAAGAATCCGAGCGTAATAGTTTTCCTTACGAAATCGATGGAATGGTAATTAAGGTGAATAGTCTTAATTTACAGAAGGAACTAGGAGTAACACTTAAATCGCCGCGTTGGGCTGTAGCTTATAAATTTCCGGCACACCAAGTAACTACTAAGATTGAGGGAATTGAATTTGGAGTCGGCAGGACCGGTACGATTACTCCGGTTGCGATATTAGAACCAGTTAAATGTGGCGGTGTTGTTATTTCTAGGGCCACTCTCCATAACTTTGATGAAATAGAACGGTTGGGCGTCAAAAACGGTGATACGGTTTTGTTGGAACGAGCTGGGGAGGTTATTCCGAAAATAATAAAAGTCATCATTTCTAAACGCAAGGGGGTAGAGAGGAAGATAAATATTCCTTCTCGCTGTCCGGCTTGTAAAGCTAAAGTAGCTAAAGAGAAGGAGAGTGAAGTTTCTTGGTATTGCTTTAATATCGATTGTCCAGCTCAACTGAAACGATCACTTAGACACTTTGCTCATCGCGGGGCAATGGACATTGCGGGGTTCGGCGAAAGTTTGGTAAACGAACTGGTTGATCGTAAGGTTGTAAAAAGTATCGTCGATATCTACAGTTTGAATAGAGAAGATTTAATGAAGCTACCGTTGTTTAAAGAAAAAAAAGTAACCAATATAATTAATGCAATTGCCCTTAGCAAAAAACAAAGTTTTTCGCGGTTTTTGTATGGATTGGGAATTCGTCATGTTGGGGAAAAAGCAGCATCGCTTTTAGCTGGTCAATATAGGAGCATTGATCAGCTTGCCGGAATAAAAAAAGAAGACTTAGAGAAAATACCAGAGATCGGCCCAGTGATGGCTTCTTCGATCGTAGAATTTTTTTCAGCCTCAAAAACAAAAAAGATGCTTGAGGCCTTTAATGCGGCCGGACTTAATTTAAATCAAAAATTGCCGATAGTCAAATCGAGTAAAATCAAAGCAATGACCTTTGTTTTTACTGGAGAGTTGAAAAGTTTAAGTCGCAATCAGGCTAAGGAGCTTCTGGAAACACTTGGAGCTAAATGGTCTTCCTCGGTGAGTAAGGGTACTGATTATTTGGTGGCTGGCAGGAATCCGGGCTCAAAATACGCCAAGGCTAAGGAGATGGGCGTAAGGATTGTTTCAGAAAACGACTTTTTGAAGCTAATTGGCAAATAG